In Massilia forsythiae, one DNA window encodes the following:
- a CDS encoding ATP-binding protein — MNQLESFLHRAEALLARVEALLPPAAPREPDFKRGYAFRWRRRQGVNGGAHYLQPVAHASSIRLQDLQHIGRQKEQIEQNTRQFVTKRPANNVLLTGARGTGKSSLIKACLNDFASQGLRLIEVDKADLADLPDIVDLVAGRPERFVIFCDDLSFEEGEAGYKALKVALDGSVAAQSDNVLIYATSNRRHLMPEKMSDNAGYKHADDGDLHPGETVEEKISLSERFGLWLSFYPFKQDDYLDIVAHWLRSFGCGDEQVAAARLEALQWALGRGSRSGRVAWQFAKDYAGKLPQALPMQGQGDA; from the coding sequence ATGAACCAGCTGGAAAGCTTCCTGCACCGCGCCGAAGCGCTGCTGGCGCGGGTCGAGGCGCTGCTGCCGCCCGCCGCGCCGCGCGAGCCGGACTTCAAGCGCGGCTACGCGTTCCGCTGGCGCCGCCGCCAGGGCGTGAACGGCGGCGCGCATTACCTGCAGCCGGTGGCGCACGCATCGAGCATCCGCCTGCAGGACCTGCAGCACATCGGCCGCCAGAAGGAACAGATCGAGCAGAACACGCGCCAGTTCGTGACGAAGCGCCCGGCCAACAACGTGCTGCTCACGGGCGCGCGCGGCACCGGCAAGTCGTCGCTGATCAAGGCCTGCCTGAACGATTTCGCCAGCCAAGGGCTGCGCCTGATCGAGGTCGACAAGGCCGACCTGGCCGACCTGCCCGACATCGTCGACCTGGTGGCGGGGCGCCCGGAGCGCTTCGTGATCTTCTGCGACGACCTCAGTTTCGAGGAAGGGGAGGCCGGCTACAAGGCCCTGAAGGTGGCGCTCGACGGCAGCGTGGCGGCGCAGTCGGACAACGTGCTGATCTACGCGACCTCGAACCGGCGCCACCTGATGCCGGAAAAGATGTCGGACAATGCCGGCTACAAGCATGCCGACGACGGCGACCTGCACCCCGGCGAGACGGTCGAGGAAAAGATCTCGCTGTCCGAGCGCTTCGGCCTGTGGCTGTCGTTCTACCCGTTCAAGCAGGACGATTACCTGGACATCGTGGCGCACTGGCTGCGCAGCTTCGGCTGTGGCGACGAGCAGGTCGCCGCGGCGCGCCTGGAAGCGCTGCAGTGGGCGCTGGGACGCGGCTCGCGTTCGGGCCGCGTGGCCTGGCAGTTCGCCAAGGATTACGCGGGCAAGCTGCCGCAGGCGTTGCCGATGCAGGGGCAGGGCGATGCCTGA
- the argJ gene encoding bifunctional glutamate N-acetyltransferase/amino-acid acetyltransferase ArgJ — protein MAVNSPLPVAAELKPVNGFELGFAEAGIKKPNRKDLLVMTLAEGATVAGVFTTNRFCAAPVQVSKANLAAVAAGGKPIRALVVNTGNANAATGEPGLANARATCDEAARLLGIDAQQVLPFSTGVILEQLPVQKVIAGLPAAIANLKADNWFNAAEAIMTTDTQPKAASLTTHIGGHEVTMTGISKGAGMIKPNMATMLGYLAIDAKVAQPVLDELVRYAADRSFNAITIDGDTSTNDSFIVAATGTGGLAVDSLDHPDYEALRDAVTGISRHLAQQIIRDGEGATKFMTISVEQGRDMAECRKVAYAIAHSPLVKTAFFASDPNLGRILAAIGYAGIDDLDTSKLDLYLDDVLVARAGGRNPDYREEDGQRVMKNAEIVVRVLLGRGGAEATVWTCDLSHDYVSINADYRS, from the coding sequence ATGGCCGTCAATTCCCCTCTGCCCGTCGCCGCCGAACTGAAGCCCGTCAACGGGTTCGAACTCGGCTTTGCCGAAGCCGGCATCAAGAAGCCGAACCGCAAGGACCTGCTGGTGATGACACTCGCCGAGGGCGCCACGGTCGCGGGTGTGTTCACCACCAACCGCTTCTGCGCCGCGCCGGTCCAGGTCAGCAAGGCCAACCTGGCGGCGGTGGCCGCCGGCGGCAAGCCGATCCGCGCGCTGGTGGTCAACACCGGCAACGCCAACGCCGCCACCGGCGAGCCGGGCCTGGCCAACGCACGCGCCACCTGCGACGAAGCGGCGCGCCTGCTCGGCATCGACGCCCAGCAGGTGCTGCCGTTCTCCACCGGCGTGATCCTGGAACAGCTGCCGGTGCAAAAGGTCATCGCCGGCCTACCGGCCGCGATCGCCAACCTGAAGGCCGACAACTGGTTCAACGCCGCCGAGGCGATCATGACCACGGATACGCAACCGAAGGCGGCCTCGCTGACCACCCATATCGGCGGCCACGAAGTGACCATGACCGGCATCAGCAAGGGCGCCGGCATGATCAAGCCGAACATGGCCACCATGCTGGGCTACCTGGCCATCGATGCGAAAGTGGCGCAGCCGGTGCTGGACGAACTGGTGCGCTACGCCGCCGACCGCTCGTTCAACGCCATCACCATCGACGGCGACACCTCGACCAACGATTCCTTCATCGTGGCGGCGACGGGTACCGGCGGCCTGGCGGTCGATTCGCTGGATCACCCGGACTACGAAGCGCTACGCGACGCCGTCACCGGCATCTCGCGCCACCTGGCGCAGCAGATCATCCGCGACGGCGAGGGCGCCACCAAGTTCATGACCATCAGCGTCGAGCAGGGCCGTGACATGGCCGAGTGCCGCAAGGTCGCCTACGCGATCGCCCACTCGCCGCTGGTCAAGACCGCGTTCTTCGCCTCGGACCCGAACCTGGGCCGCATCCTGGCCGCGATCGGCTACGCCGGCATCGACGACCTCGACACCAGCAAGCTCGACCTGTACCTGGACGACGTGCTGGTGGCTAGGGCGGGCGGGCGCAACCCGGACTACCGGGAAGAGGATGGCCAGCGCGTGATGAAGAACGCCGAGATCGTGGTGCGCGTGCTGCTCGGCCGCGGCGGCGCCGAAGCCACGGTCTGGACCTGCGACCTGTCGCACGACTACGTCTCGATCAACGCCGACTACCGTTCCTGA
- a CDS encoding MerR family transcriptional regulator, producing MLKVGELAAAAGLTVRTLHHYDGIGLLRPSARSDAGYRLYDRDDVARLHRIQALRAFGMGLADIGLYLDSPAGAPLAVVERQLAALDRQIAEAQHMRKQLLRLRSDLAAGAQPDLSTWLDALERMSMYEKYFTQEELARLPLYHDEAVKAQWQGLVEEASRLIGAQVAPDSDEAKAFGQRWLEAFGRGTGGDADFAARINLMAAREQEKAGVAPEVMRYMMAVIGELKYAIWSRYLDPEVIARMRRHYAARGHEWTALIERVRAQMRLDPDAVQSASRALGQQWMDLFHDMVGTDPQAVAGFRRAIAEEPMLRKGSGISDEAVAWLRKGMQA from the coding sequence ATGCTGAAGGTCGGTGAACTTGCCGCCGCCGCCGGACTGACGGTGCGCACGCTGCATCACTACGACGGCATCGGGCTGCTGCGTCCTTCGGCGCGTTCCGATGCCGGCTACCGGCTCTACGACCGCGATGACGTGGCGCGCCTGCACCGGATACAGGCCCTGCGCGCATTCGGCATGGGCCTGGCCGACATCGGGCTTTACCTGGACAGTCCGGCGGGCGCTCCGCTGGCCGTGGTCGAGCGCCAGCTGGCTGCGCTCGACCGGCAAATCGCCGAAGCGCAGCACATGCGCAAGCAGCTGCTGCGCCTTCGTAGCGATCTGGCGGCCGGCGCGCAGCCGGACCTGTCCACCTGGCTGGACGCACTGGAGAGGATGAGCATGTACGAAAAATACTTTACGCAGGAAGAACTGGCGCGCCTGCCGCTGTATCACGACGAAGCGGTCAAGGCGCAGTGGCAGGGACTGGTCGAGGAAGCGTCACGCCTGATCGGCGCACAGGTGGCGCCGGATTCGGACGAGGCCAAGGCCTTCGGACAACGCTGGCTGGAGGCCTTCGGGCGCGGCACCGGCGGCGACGCCGACTTCGCCGCCCGCATCAACCTGATGGCGGCGCGCGAGCAGGAAAAGGCCGGCGTGGCGCCCGAGGTGATGCGCTACATGATGGCGGTGATCGGCGAGCTGAAATACGCCATCTGGTCGCGTTACCTGGATCCCGAAGTGATAGCGCGCATGCGCCGCCATTACGCCGCGCGCGGCCACGAATGGACCGCCCTGATCGAGCGGGTGCGCGCGCAGATGCGCCTCGATCCGGACGCCGTTCAGTCAGCCTCCCGGGCGCTGGGGCAGCAGTGGATGGACCTGTTCCACGACATGGTCGGCACCGATCCGCAGGCGGTTGCGGGCTTCCGCCGCGCGATCGCCGAGGAACCGATGCTGCGCAAGGGGTCGGGAATCAGCGACGAAGCGGTGGCGTGGCTGCGTAAGGGGATGCAAGCGTAG
- a CDS encoding ATP-binding protein yields the protein MMRVIGAMASWWADRPLRTKGLIVIAFPLAVLFGALVSGYVIGRQTERAQEDVQRVLQIQHDIQEVHTLLAEAATGVRGYLLTGVDNFLDRYRVANVELPRTLARLRSRIRDPEQAERFGRLTLLSEQKRQGLAELVKLGPSTPPPQLVPILISNKALLDRLRDEIGAMLAREMLLRQQSMGFASEVHNRAMMATFVAGAAGVAGALFAVLLFSRGIVGRVQALADNARRLERGESLLPVAGAADELGRLGAGMAQASSLLAARSAEAQRAHREAESANRAKTEFLSRTSHELRTPLNAILGFAQVLEQDAHDPPTRQGAAQILGAGRHLLGLIDEMLDITRIEAGHLDLAQEAVDVHGLLREALALTLPQAQRHGIVLHGPQDRHGATAVLADRKRLLQVTLNLLSNAVKYNRPGGSVRIGAHVHPSPDGGRVRIDVTDTGPGIPARLQGRLFTPFDRLGAEQRPVEGSGLGLALSKHLADAMGGTIGVDSTPGQGSRFWIELQAADAPAGAPAAFQPLVQAPVQPPMQALVQTAAQPTGQRARTVLYIEDNSSNLALVETLMARRADLRLVSAVTGADGLRVAREEGPELVLLDLHLPDMTGEEVLARLRASGAAGQAPVVVLSADALPSTAERVRAAGADDFLSKPLNVAAFFSTLDRLLA from the coding sequence ATGATGCGCGTGATCGGCGCGATGGCGTCGTGGTGGGCCGACCGCCCGCTGCGCACCAAGGGATTGATCGTGATCGCCTTTCCGCTGGCGGTGCTGTTCGGCGCGCTGGTGTCCGGCTACGTGATCGGGCGCCAGACCGAGCGCGCCCAGGAAGACGTGCAGCGCGTGCTGCAGATCCAGCACGACATCCAGGAAGTGCACACGCTGCTGGCGGAAGCGGCCACCGGCGTGCGCGGCTACCTGCTGACCGGCGTCGACAACTTCCTCGACCGCTACCGGGTCGCCAACGTGGAATTGCCGCGCACCCTGGCGCGGCTGCGCTCGCGCATCCGCGACCCGGAACAGGCCGAGCGCTTCGGCCGCCTGACGCTGCTGTCGGAACAGAAGCGCCAGGGCCTGGCCGAATTGGTCAAGCTGGGCCCGAGCACGCCGCCGCCGCAGCTGGTTCCGATCCTGATCTCGAATAAAGCCTTGCTGGACCGGCTGCGCGACGAGATCGGGGCGATGCTGGCGCGCGAGATGCTGCTGCGCCAGCAGAGCATGGGGTTCGCCAGCGAGGTGCACAACCGCGCCATGATGGCGACCTTCGTTGCCGGCGCGGCCGGCGTGGCCGGCGCCCTGTTCGCGGTGCTGCTGTTTTCGCGCGGGATCGTGGGCCGGGTGCAGGCGCTGGCGGACAACGCGCGCCGCCTGGAGCGCGGCGAATCCCTGTTGCCGGTGGCGGGCGCCGCCGACGAGCTGGGACGGCTGGGCGCCGGCATGGCCCAGGCCAGCAGCCTGCTGGCGGCGCGCTCGGCCGAGGCCCAGCGCGCCCACCGCGAGGCCGAAAGCGCCAACCGCGCCAAGACCGAGTTCTTATCGCGCACCAGCCACGAACTGCGCACGCCGCTGAACGCGATCCTCGGCTTCGCCCAGGTGCTGGAGCAGGATGCGCACGACCCGCCCACGCGCCAGGGCGCCGCGCAGATCCTGGGCGCCGGCCGCCACCTGCTCGGCCTGATCGACGAGATGCTCGACATCACCCGCATCGAAGCCGGCCACCTCGACCTGGCGCAGGAAGCGGTCGACGTGCACGGCCTGCTGCGCGAGGCGCTGGCGCTGACGCTGCCGCAGGCGCAGCGCCACGGCATCGTCCTGCACGGCCCCCAGGACCGGCACGGCGCGACCGCCGTGCTGGCCGACCGCAAGCGCCTGCTGCAGGTGACGCTCAACCTGCTGTCCAATGCGGTCAAGTACAACCGGCCCGGTGGCAGCGTGCGCATCGGCGCGCATGTCCACCCATCCCCGGACGGCGGCCGGGTGCGCATCGACGTGACGGACACCGGCCCCGGCATCCCGGCCCGGCTGCAGGGCAGGCTGTTCACGCCGTTCGACCGCCTGGGCGCCGAGCAGCGCCCGGTCGAGGGCAGCGGCCTCGGGCTGGCGCTGTCCAAGCACCTGGCCGACGCCATGGGCGGCACGATCGGCGTCGACAGTACCCCCGGCCAGGGCAGCCGCTTCTGGATCGAACTGCAGGCCGCCGATGCGCCCGCCGGTGCGCCGGCCGCATTCCAGCCGCTCGTGCAAGCGCCGGTGCAGCCGCCGATGCAAGCGCTCGTGCAGACGGCCGCGCAGCCGACGGGGCAGCGCGCCCGCACCGTCCTGTACATCGAAGACAACAGCTCCAACCTGGCGCTGGTGGAAACCCTGATGGCGCGCCGCGCCGACCTGCGGCTGGTCTCCGCCGTCACCGGCGCGGATGGCCTGCGCGTGGCGCGCGAGGAAGGACCGGAACTGGTGCTGCTCGACCTGCACCTGCCCGACATGACGGGCGAAGAGGTGCTGGCGCGCCTGCGCGCATCCGGCGCGGCCGGACAGGCGCCGGTGGTCGTGCTCAGTGCCGACGCCCTGCCCTCGACCGCCGAGCGCGTGCGCGCCGCCGGCGCCGACGATTTCCTGAGCAAGCCGCTGAACGTGGCGGCCTTTTTTTCCACCCTCGACCGCCTGCTCGCATGA
- a CDS encoding response regulator, with protein MNANDILSMRILIVDDQPGNIQVLEQMLAREGFDNVVSTVDPRRVLDLVTAFDPDLVLLDLTMPGLDGYDVLEQLKRHTPPDEFRPVMVLTADVTQEARRRALALGAKDFLTKPFDLVEATLRICNLLETRLLYQRLRALAKVEMPLGAWYR; from the coding sequence ATGAACGCCAACGACATCCTGAGCATGCGCATCCTGATCGTCGACGACCAGCCCGGCAACATCCAGGTGCTGGAACAGATGCTGGCGCGCGAAGGCTTCGACAACGTCGTCTCCACGGTCGACCCGCGCCGCGTGCTCGACCTGGTGACGGCCTTCGACCCGGACCTGGTGCTGCTGGATCTCACCATGCCCGGCCTGGACGGCTACGACGTGCTGGAACAGCTGAAGCGCCATACGCCGCCCGACGAATTCCGCCCGGTGATGGTGCTGACCGCCGACGTCACCCAGGAAGCGAGAAGGCGCGCGCTGGCGCTGGGGGCCAAGGATTTCCTGACCAAGCCGTTCGACCTGGTGGAGGCCACGCTGCGGATCTGCAACCTGCTGGAGACCAGGCTGCTGTACCAACGGCTGCGCGCGCTGGCGAAGGTGGAGATGCCGTTGGGGGCGTGGTATCGGTAG
- a CDS encoding helix-turn-helix transcriptional regulator produces MTDAPPSARALRERYRSDQSNSARLRVLCDAGRVLAGAGGDDAMAAVLGLALEFSAFEAGALLLCEADALRIRASRGPVLPAGARFTADGALAAVLKPDAGRITGRIADHLAGHTSSHLVRRNVVSRLPLPAGGVVGMEILLPLTARGATAGVLALVSRKALADPDPSDLQTLETLCTMLAMAAHDGAAIRPVQAARRIEQVLAPLTAREREVLALLPQGLTNADIGRKLGIATGTVKVHVERIIHKLALGDRTQAAALAVELGFVGSGIKP; encoded by the coding sequence TTGACAGACGCGCCGCCGAGCGCCCGTGCGCTGCGCGAACGCTACCGCAGCGACCAGTCCAATAGTGCCCGCCTGCGCGTGCTGTGTGATGCCGGCCGTGTGCTGGCCGGCGCCGGCGGCGACGATGCCATGGCCGCCGTACTCGGCCTGGCGCTGGAGTTTTCCGCCTTCGAAGCGGGCGCGCTGCTGCTGTGCGAGGCGGACGCGCTGCGCATCAGGGCGTCCAGGGGACCGGTGCTGCCGGCCGGGGCGCGCTTCACGGCGGACGGCGCGCTGGCGGCGGTGCTGAAGCCGGATGCCGGCCGAATCACAGGCCGCATCGCGGACCACCTTGCAGGCCATACCTCGAGCCACCTCGTGCGGCGCAACGTGGTCTCGCGCCTGCCGCTGCCGGCCGGCGGCGTCGTCGGCATGGAGATCCTGCTGCCCCTGACGGCGCGCGGCGCGACCGCCGGCGTGCTGGCCCTGGTCAGCCGCAAGGCGCTGGCCGACCCCGACCCGAGCGACCTGCAGACGCTGGAAACCCTGTGCACCATGCTGGCCATGGCGGCGCACGACGGCGCGGCGATCCGTCCGGTGCAGGCGGCGCGCCGCATCGAGCAGGTGCTGGCGCCGCTCACCGCGCGCGAACGCGAGGTGCTGGCCCTGCTGCCGCAGGGCTTGACCAATGCCGACATCGGCCGGAAGCTGGGCATCGCCACCGGCACGGTGAAGGTGCACGTGGAGCGCATCATCCACAAGCTGGCGCTGGGCGACCGCACGCAAGCCGCGGCGCTGGCGGTGGAGCTGGGCTTCGTCGGCTCGGGAATCAAACCATGA
- a CDS encoding AI-2E family transporter has product MTENQRDVLSACFSLAIILSALFVTERFLLPLLWAAILCIATWPLYRRALAATGGRGILAAALVTVAGAVVFITPLALGVSQAAHQAPALAQLVAGANTDGLAAPAWLQRIPLAGTEIHDWWQATLGQPHGLAHLLQDGSVGRMQSASEVLKRAGSGLLHRLIDIGFAFLCLFFFYKDGAALQRQLDAIGAYLIGPTRWTLYSLKVPVAVRATVNGLVLVGLAEGVLLGIGYQIAGVPSAVLWAAATGVLAIIPFGAPLAFGAVAALLLYKGATVAAVAILVWGAIVLFVADHFVRPTMIGNATQLPFLAVLLGILGGVETLGLIGLFVGPVIMTLFVTLWHEERRFRQVAR; this is encoded by the coding sequence ATGACCGAGAACCAACGCGATGTCCTGAGCGCCTGCTTTTCGCTGGCGATCATCCTGTCCGCCCTGTTCGTGACCGAGCGCTTTTTGCTGCCGCTGCTGTGGGCGGCGATCCTGTGCATCGCCACCTGGCCCTTGTACCGGCGCGCGCTGGCCGCCACCGGCGGACGCGGGATCCTGGCCGCGGCGCTGGTCACCGTCGCCGGCGCGGTGGTATTCATCACGCCGCTGGCGCTGGGCGTGAGCCAGGCCGCGCACCAGGCGCCGGCGCTGGCCCAGCTGGTCGCCGGCGCCAACACCGACGGCCTGGCGGCGCCCGCCTGGCTGCAGCGCATCCCGCTGGCCGGCACCGAGATCCACGACTGGTGGCAGGCCACGCTCGGCCAGCCGCACGGCCTGGCGCACCTGCTGCAGGACGGCTCGGTGGGCCGCATGCAATCGGCCAGCGAAGTCCTGAAGCGCGCCGGCAGCGGCTTGCTGCACCGCCTGATCGACATTGGGTTCGCCTTCCTGTGCCTGTTCTTCTTCTACAAGGATGGCGCCGCCCTGCAGCGTCAGCTGGACGCCATCGGCGCCTACCTGATCGGCCCCACCCGCTGGACCCTGTATTCGCTGAAGGTGCCGGTGGCGGTGCGCGCCACCGTCAATGGCCTGGTGCTGGTCGGCCTCGCCGAAGGCGTCCTGCTGGGCATCGGCTACCAGATCGCCGGGGTACCGTCGGCGGTGCTGTGGGCGGCCGCCACCGGCGTGCTGGCTATCATCCCGTTCGGCGCCCCGCTCGCCTTCGGCGCGGTGGCCGCGCTGCTGCTGTACAAGGGCGCCACCGTGGCCGCGGTGGCGATCCTGGTATGGGGCGCCATCGTCCTGTTCGTGGCCGACCACTTCGTGCGCCCGACCATGATCGGCAACGCCACCCAGCTGCCGTTCCTGGCGGTGTTGCTGGGCATCCTGGGCGGGGTCGAGACGCTGGGCCTGATCGGCCTGTTCGTGGGGCCGGTGATCATGACGCTGTTCGTCACGCTGTGGCACGAGGAGCGGCGCTTCCGCCAGGTGGCGCGCTGA
- a CDS encoding NUDIX domain-containing protein, with amino-acid sequence MPGAGDKSGNKSGAEAARPVDVAVGVLMRPNGDVLLGQRPDGKPYAGYWEFPGGKVEPGEDIFHALQREFVEELGVRVLSAEPWCCVEHVYEHAHVRLYFYISREWEGEPQGLEGQAFAWQGAYAVSPLLPATIPLLGWLDQVRYPAA; translated from the coding sequence GTGCCTGGCGCCGGCGACAAGTCCGGCAATAAGTCCGGCGCCGAGGCGGCCAGGCCGGTCGACGTCGCGGTGGGCGTGCTGATGCGTCCCAACGGCGACGTGCTGCTCGGCCAGCGGCCGGACGGCAAGCCGTATGCCGGCTATTGGGAATTCCCGGGCGGGAAGGTAGAGCCGGGCGAGGACATCTTCCACGCGTTGCAGCGCGAATTCGTCGAGGAACTCGGCGTGCGCGTGCTCAGCGCCGAGCCGTGGTGCTGCGTCGAACACGTGTACGAGCACGCGCACGTGCGCCTGTACTTCTACATCAGCCGTGAGTGGGAAGGCGAGCCGCAAGGCCTGGAAGGGCAGGCGTTCGCCTGGCAGGGGGCGTACGCGGTCAGTCCGCTGCTGCCGGCGACCATACCGTTGCTGGGGTGGCTGGATCAGGTTCGGTATCCGGCCGCATAA
- the secA gene encoding preprotein translocase subunit SecA → MSFLTKIFGSRNQRLLKQYQKTVRDINALEPQMEKLSDDELKAKTPEFKQRVAGGASLDDILPEAFAVCREAAKRVMKMRHFDVQMIGGMVLHYGKIAEMGTGEGKTLMATLPVYLNALSGKGVHVVTVNDYLAQRDAEQMGRLYGWLGLSTGINLSQMDHDSKQKAYGSDITYGTNNEYGFDYLRDNMVYEQRERVQRSLNFAVVDEVDSILIDEARTPLIISGQAENHTELYHSINEVPPLLTLQIGEETPDGKGQVEVPGDYTKDEKAHTVLLTEAGHEKAEGILTKMGLLPEGASLYDAANITLVHHLYAALRAHVLYHKDQHYVVQNGEVTIVDEFTGRLMTGRRWSEGLHQAVEAKEGVRIQNENQTLASITFQNYFRMYGKLSGMTGTADTEAYEFQEIYGLETVVVPPNRPSARKDRQDQVYKSAEEKYGAMVADIRDCYERGQPVLVGTTSIENSELLSGILNQAKLPHNVLNAKQHAREAEIVAQAGRPKMITIATNMAGRGTDIVLGGNVEKQVQIMEADAAVDAGGKSAQAQTLRDEWQSLHDHVVAQGGLHIIGTERHESRRVDNQLRGRSGRQGDPGSSRFYLSLDDPLLRIFAGDRVRAIMDRLKMPEGEPIEAGIVTRSIESAQRKVEARNFDIRKQLLEYDDVANDQRKVIYTQRNELLEAADIAELIASLRSGVFTDVVRAHVPAESVEEQWDIPALEAALAGEWALPVPLARMLEEEPNLNDDDILERVLAAADTSYNDKVGIVGKESFAGFERNVMLQNIDTHWREHLAALDHLRQGIHLRGYAQKNPKQEYKREAFELFSSMLDQIKNEVIRTIMTVRIQTREEVEAAEAAMQAAVAQLENVNYQHAEFDPTAADPEDLLAPTATTAGATSGPVPSGPSIDYHGVKVGRNDPCPCGSGKKFKACHGKLA, encoded by the coding sequence ATGTCATTCCTGACCAAGATTTTCGGTAGCCGTAACCAAAGGCTGCTCAAGCAATATCAAAAAACCGTACGCGACATCAATGCGCTCGAGCCGCAGATGGAAAAGCTGTCGGATGACGAACTGAAGGCGAAGACCCCCGAATTCAAGCAACGCGTGGCCGGCGGCGCCAGCCTCGACGACATCCTGCCGGAAGCCTTCGCGGTGTGCCGCGAGGCGGCCAAGCGCGTCATGAAGATGCGCCACTTCGACGTGCAGATGATCGGCGGCATGGTCCTGCACTATGGCAAGATCGCCGAGATGGGCACCGGCGAGGGCAAGACGCTGATGGCGACCCTGCCGGTCTACCTGAACGCGCTGTCCGGCAAGGGCGTGCACGTGGTGACCGTCAACGATTACCTGGCGCAGCGCGACGCCGAGCAGATGGGCCGCCTGTACGGCTGGCTCGGCTTGAGCACCGGCATCAACCTGTCGCAGATGGACCATGACAGCAAGCAGAAGGCCTACGGTTCCGACATCACCTACGGCACCAACAACGAATACGGGTTCGACTACCTGCGCGACAACATGGTGTACGAGCAGCGCGAGCGCGTCCAGCGCAGCCTGAACTTCGCCGTGGTCGACGAGGTCGACTCGATCCTGATCGACGAGGCGCGCACCCCGCTGATCATCTCCGGCCAGGCCGAGAACCACACCGAGCTGTACCACAGCATCAACGAAGTGCCGCCGCTGCTGACGCTTCAAATCGGCGAAGAGACGCCGGACGGCAAGGGGCAGGTCGAAGTACCGGGCGACTATACCAAGGATGAAAAGGCGCACACCGTGCTGCTGACCGAGGCCGGCCACGAAAAGGCCGAAGGCATCCTGACGAAGATGGGCCTGCTGCCGGAAGGCGCCTCGCTGTACGACGCCGCCAACATCACGCTGGTGCACCACCTGTACGCGGCGCTGCGCGCCCACGTGCTGTACCACAAGGACCAGCACTACGTGGTGCAGAACGGCGAAGTCACCATCGTCGACGAATTCACCGGCCGCCTGATGACCGGCCGCCGCTGGTCCGAAGGCCTGCACCAGGCGGTGGAAGCCAAGGAAGGCGTGCGCATCCAGAACGAGAACCAGACCCTGGCCTCGATCACCTTCCAGAACTACTTCCGCATGTACGGCAAGCTGTCCGGCATGACCGGTACCGCCGATACCGAAGCCTACGAATTCCAGGAAATCTACGGCCTGGAAACGGTCGTGGTCCCGCCCAACCGGCCGTCGGCGCGCAAGGACCGGCAAGACCAGGTCTACAAATCGGCCGAAGAAAAATACGGTGCGATGGTGGCCGACATCCGCGACTGCTACGAGCGCGGCCAGCCGGTGCTGGTCGGCACCACCTCGATCGAGAACTCGGAACTGCTGTCGGGCATCCTGAACCAGGCCAAGCTGCCGCACAACGTGCTCAATGCGAAACAGCACGCGCGCGAAGCGGAGATCGTGGCCCAGGCCGGCCGTCCGAAGATGATTACCATCGCCACCAACATGGCGGGCCGCGGCACCGACATCGTCCTGGGCGGCAACGTCGAGAAGCAGGTGCAGATCATGGAGGCCGACGCCGCCGTGGATGCGGGCGGCAAGTCGGCGCAGGCGCAGACCCTGCGCGACGAATGGCAATCGCTGCACGACCACGTGGTGGCCCAGGGCGGACTGCACATCATCGGCACCGAGCGCCACGAGTCGCGCCGCGTCGACAACCAGCTGCGCGGCCGTTCGGGCCGCCAGGGCGACCCGGGTTCCTCGCGCTTCTACCTGTCGCTCGACGATCCGCTGCTGCGCATCTTCGCCGGCGACCGCGTGCGCGCCATCATGGACCGCCTCAAGATGCCGGAAGGCGAACCGATCGAGGCCGGCATCGTGACCCGCTCGATCGAGTCGGCCCAGCGCAAGGTCGAGGCGCGCAACTTCGACATCCGCAAGCAGCTGCTCGAGTACGACGACGTCGCCAACGACCAGCGCAAGGTGATCTACACCCAGCGTAACGAACTGCTGGAAGCGGCCGACATCGCGGAACTGATCGCCTCGCTGCGCAGCGGCGTGTTCACCGACGTGGTACGTGCCCACGTGCCGGCCGAATCGGTCGAGGAGCAGTGGGACATCCCGGCGCTGGAAGCCGCGCTGGCGGGCGAGTGGGCGCTGCCGGTGCCGCTGGCCAGGATGCTGGAAGAAGAGCCGAACCTGAACGACGACGACATCCTGGAGCGCGTGCTGGCCGCCGCCGACACGTCGTACAACGACAAGGTCGGCATCGTCGGCAAGGAATCGTTCGCCGGCTTCGAGCGCAACGTCATGCTGCAGAATATCGATACGCACTGGCGCGAGCACCTGGCGGCGCTGGACCACCTGCGCCAGGGCATCCACCTGCGCGGCTACGCCCAGAAGAACCCGAAGCAGGAATACAAGCGGGAAGCCTTCGAGCTGTTCTCGAGCATGCTGGACCAGATCAAGAACGAAGTGATCCGCACCATCATGACGGTGCGCATCCAGACCCGCGAGGAAGTCGAGGCTGCCGAAGCGGCGATGCAGGCCGCCGTGGCGCAACTGGAAAACGTGAATTACCAGCACGCCGAGTTCGATCCGACCGCGGCCGATCCGGAAGACCTGCTGGCGCCGACCGCCACCACCGCGGGCGCCACCAGCGGCCCGGTGCCGTCCGGTCCGTCGATCGACTACCACGGCGTCAAGGTCGGCCGCAACGACCCGTGCCCGTGCGGCAGCGGCAAGAAGTTCAAGGCGTGCCACGGCAAGCTGGCGTAA